Proteins encoded in a region of the Planococcus shixiaomingii genome:
- a CDS encoding YpmS family protein translates to MKKWRLAFLGLLAFNIAAVIGFFFLITTPAEDYSAYEAVKRDQIEGNSLMVRTTKADFEGIANKYIQKEMANSPIPLTLTVDEEVNLSTELVVFSQGLPILLKFDPFVQEDGNLLLKQQSVEIGMLDIPPESALKLLRDSVALPDFMEVNPAREEVLLKLTDIPLENGISVRATSFDLEKDDIRLQVTIQP, encoded by the coding sequence ATGAAAAAATGGCGACTGGCTTTTTTGGGCTTGTTGGCATTTAATATAGCAGCCGTGATTGGATTCTTTTTTTTAATAACCACTCCAGCAGAAGATTATAGTGCCTATGAAGCCGTCAAAAGAGATCAGATTGAAGGGAATTCGTTGATGGTCCGTACGACAAAAGCGGATTTTGAAGGAATCGCCAATAAGTATATCCAAAAAGAAATGGCTAATTCCCCCATACCGTTAACGTTGACAGTAGATGAAGAAGTGAATCTTTCTACCGAATTGGTGGTATTTTCTCAAGGTTTGCCGATTTTATTGAAATTTGACCCGTTTGTTCAAGAAGATGGCAATTTGTTGCTCAAACAACAGTCAGTAGAAATCGGAATGTTGGATATTCCCCCTGAGTCTGCGTTAAAGTTGTTAAGAGATTCAGTGGCTCTTCCGGATTTTATGGAAGTGAATCCCGCTCGAGAAGAAGTGTTGCTAAAACTGACAGATATTCCGTTGGAGAACGGCATTTCGGTTCGCGCAACTTCTTTTGATTTGGAAAAAGATGATATACGGCTTCAAGTAACTATCCAACCATAA
- a CDS encoding YozE family protein codes for MDRSFYHFALNYRGKMNPDDFSRFADAMFLDPSFPKASKDFEKISRYIEERAHPVMKASIFDQMWDDYCSH; via the coding sequence ATGGACCGTTCATTTTACCATTTTGCCTTGAACTACCGCGGCAAGATGAACCCGGATGATTTTTCTCGTTTTGCGGATGCCATGTTCTTGGATCCGAGTTTTCCAAAAGCATCAAAAGATTTTGAGAAAATTTCACGATATATCGAAGAAAGAGCACATCCCGTCATGAAAGCGTCAATTTTTGATCAAATGTGGGATGATTATTGCAGCCATTGA
- a CDS encoding thymidylate synthase produces the protein MKQYLDLCEHILHNGTKKEDRTGTGTLSVFGYQMRYDLNDGFPLMTTKKTAFRLIVSELLWFIKGDTNVKTLIAENNHIWDEWAFAQWIESDEYTGPDMADFGRRAQKDPEFALLYKEQMTIFQEKILSDDNFAEKYGDLGPVYGKQWRSWATTTGGTIDQLRNVIESIKSNPDSRRHLVTAWNPEFIDDMALPPCHIMFQFYVADGKLSCQLYQRSADVFLGVPFNIASYALLTHLVARECGLGVGDFIHTTGDTHLYTNHLDQVNEQLAREPKKLPTIKINEEVHSIFDLVLSDITIEGYDPHPRISAPVAV, from the coding sequence ATGAAACAATATTTAGATCTTTGCGAGCACATATTACATAACGGCACAAAAAAAGAAGACCGGACTGGCACTGGGACTCTCAGTGTTTTCGGCTATCAGATGCGCTATGACCTGAACGACGGTTTTCCGTTGATGACGACAAAAAAAACGGCATTCCGATTGATCGTCTCAGAACTGTTGTGGTTTATTAAAGGCGATACCAATGTCAAAACGCTGATTGCAGAAAACAACCACATATGGGACGAATGGGCTTTTGCGCAATGGATCGAAAGCGATGAATATACAGGGCCAGATATGGCGGATTTTGGGCGAAGAGCTCAAAAAGACCCGGAATTTGCCCTGCTGTATAAAGAACAGATGACGATTTTCCAGGAGAAGATTCTGTCAGACGACAACTTTGCAGAAAAATACGGGGATTTAGGGCCGGTCTACGGCAAACAATGGCGGTCTTGGGCAACAACAACAGGCGGCACGATCGATCAGCTCCGAAATGTTATTGAATCCATCAAGAGTAATCCCGATTCAAGACGCCATTTGGTGACGGCATGGAATCCGGAATTTATCGACGACATGGCCTTGCCGCCTTGCCATATTATGTTCCAATTTTATGTAGCGGACGGCAAATTATCGTGCCAGCTTTACCAAAGAAGCGCAGATGTCTTTTTAGGCGTTCCTTTTAATATCGCCTCTTATGCATTACTGACGCATTTAGTTGCTAGGGAATGCGGTTTAGGAGTAGGCGATTTCATCCATACTACTGGAGATACGCATTTATATACGAATCATTTGGATCAGGTGAACGAGCAATTGGCGCGTGAGCCAAAGAAATTGCCAACAATAAAAATTAACGAAGAAGTGCACTCGATTTTTGATTTAGTCTTGTCGGACATAACGATAGAGGGCTACGATCCTCATCCAAGAATCTCAGCACCCGTCGCAGTTTAA
- the msrB gene encoding peptide-methionine (R)-S-oxide reductase MsrB: MKDELKEKLTPMQYHVTQENGTEPPFRNEYDQHFEDGIYVDIVSGKPLFSSKDKFDSHCGWPSFAKPLESTEVKENFDTSHGMRRTEVRSATADSHLGHLFPDGPSSLGGLRYCINSAALRFIPKDQLDAEGLSEYKQLFE; the protein is encoded by the coding sequence ATGAAAGACGAGTTGAAAGAGAAATTGACGCCGATGCAATATCACGTCACTCAGGAAAATGGTACAGAACCGCCTTTCCGCAATGAGTATGACCAGCATTTTGAAGATGGCATTTACGTGGATATTGTTTCCGGGAAGCCGTTGTTCAGTTCCAAAGATAAATTTGATTCGCATTGTGGCTGGCCAAGTTTTGCGAAACCTCTCGAAAGCACGGAAGTTAAAGAAAACTTTGATACGAGCCATGGCATGAGACGGACAGAAGTGCGTTCAGCGACTGCGGATTCGCATCTCGGGCATTTGTTCCCGGATGGTCCATCATCGCTTGGCGGCTTGCGCTATTGCATCAATTCAGCGGCTCTTCGGTTCATACCGAAAGACCAATTGGATGCAGAAGGCTTGTCAGAATACAAACAGTTGTTTGAATAA
- a CDS encoding YpjP family protein, with product MKNWWQKSLMIAVAVLTLGVISPNHTLWETLLDEKGSPKSHATESQNKDYTYEWVDLSEYYDTGKTVLDTFYQTSEEQAYVKFGSRIGPVIQDQFQAVILPNIQQAIDMHLGNLGAEQLNRLAISERPAGDYAEKIFHIYNRDTKKDEIRFHVRTEKKPQEGYFFNFHYHLAEDNYQKHYALGDIYWSKDTPPKWLS from the coding sequence ATGAAAAATTGGTGGCAAAAATCGTTGATGATTGCGGTAGCCGTTTTAACATTAGGCGTTATTTCCCCGAACCATACATTGTGGGAAACTTTACTTGATGAAAAAGGCTCTCCAAAATCACATGCGACGGAAAGTCAGAATAAGGATTATACGTACGAATGGGTTGATTTAAGTGAATATTATGATACCGGAAAGACTGTACTCGATACCTTTTATCAAACTTCTGAAGAACAAGCTTATGTGAAATTCGGCTCCAGAATCGGGCCGGTCATCCAAGATCAATTTCAGGCAGTGATTTTGCCGAATATTCAACAAGCGATTGACATGCATTTAGGCAATCTCGGTGCAGAGCAATTAAACCGGTTGGCCATCAGTGAAAGACCAGCTGGTGATTATGCTGAAAAAATATTTCATATCTACAACAGAGATACTAAAAAAGATGAGATTCGCTTTCATGTAAGAACAGAAAAAAAACCGCAAGAAGGCTATTTCTTTAATTTTCACTACCACTTAGCGGAAGACAATTACCAAAAACATTATGCCCTTGGCGACATTTATTGGTCAAAAGACACACCGCCAAAGTGGCTTTCCTAA
- a CDS encoding BrxA/BrxB family bacilliredoxin, which translates to MNAYDEYMKGIVAPMRQQLTDEGFKELLTAEEVNEHMSEAQGVSLVVINSVCGCAAGLARPAVIEAVHQAAAKPEHLVTVFAGQDKEATAQMRNYFEEIPPSSPSIAVLKDGQLAHFIPREQIEGYEVEEIRDQLTQVLEQVAAK; encoded by the coding sequence ATGAATGCTTATGATGAGTACATGAAAGGCATCGTTGCTCCGATGCGCCAGCAATTGACAGACGAAGGATTCAAGGAGTTGCTGACGGCAGAAGAAGTAAATGAACATATGAGCGAAGCGCAAGGAGTCAGCCTTGTTGTGATCAATTCTGTATGCGGCTGTGCTGCAGGCTTAGCACGTCCGGCAGTTATTGAAGCGGTTCACCAAGCCGCTGCAAAACCAGAGCACTTGGTTACGGTGTTCGCTGGGCAAGACAAAGAAGCGACGGCGCAAATGCGCAATTATTTTGAAGAAATCCCGCCATCGTCTCCATCGATTGCAGTATTGAAAGACGGGCAATTGGCGCATTTTATTCCACGTGAACAAATCGAAGGCTATGAAGTTGAAGAAATCCGTGATCAATTGACGCAAGTGCTGGAGCAGGTTGCAGCAAAGTGA
- a CDS encoding class I SAM-dependent methyltransferase has translation MKTVVTTAYRPTEATEKKAQQISIDLSISFAERNKRSVEKMHEAWAADVLVAAKERLEFYPLGKTEPFFFHPNSSAFRTKRPLEKDPLIEVSGLQAGDVFVDCTLGMASDAIVASQHVGPDGRVIGCESHRAIAYVIGQGLATYDKMPHLTAAMKRIQVVNEEAVDYLASLPDNSVDVVYMDPMFTEEILEASNFTPLRAAAHTGQPSAQWIEQAVRTARKSVVLKAHYKSSDFEEFGFKRRLRPNTKFHYGVIDCRKEKE, from the coding sequence GTGAAGACCGTTGTAACGACCGCTTACCGGCCTACGGAAGCAACTGAGAAAAAAGCACAACAAATATCCATTGATTTGTCCATTTCGTTTGCCGAGCGCAATAAGCGTTCGGTTGAAAAAATGCACGAAGCATGGGCTGCAGATGTGCTGGTCGCTGCAAAAGAACGCCTCGAATTTTATCCTTTGGGTAAAACCGAGCCGTTCTTTTTTCATCCCAATTCTTCTGCGTTCCGGACAAAACGGCCGCTTGAAAAGGATCCGTTAATCGAAGTTTCAGGCCTTCAAGCGGGTGATGTATTTGTCGATTGCACCCTTGGCATGGCGTCTGATGCGATCGTAGCGTCGCAGCATGTGGGACCAGACGGCCGCGTCATCGGCTGCGAATCACATCGGGCCATAGCGTATGTTATTGGCCAAGGATTAGCCACCTATGACAAAATGCCTCATCTAACTGCAGCAATGAAACGCATTCAAGTGGTTAACGAAGAGGCGGTGGATTATTTAGCGTCGCTTCCGGACAATTCTGTAGATGTGGTTTACATGGATCCCATGTTTACAGAGGAAATTTTAGAAGCATCCAATTTCACGCCGCTTCGAGCTGCTGCTCATACAGGTCAGCCATCAGCCCAGTGGATCGAGCAGGCTGTCCGGACAGCGCGCAAAAGCGTTGTTCTAAAAGCGCATTATAAATCTTCGGACTTTGAAGAGTTCGGCTTTAAAAGACGCCTACGGCCCAATACGAAATTCCATTACGGCGTCATTGATTGCCGCAAAGAAAAAGAGTGA
- a CDS encoding GDSL-type esterase/lipase family protein: MKRILLIVATVMVFVAGCNSPFNFSDVEAEPRVPTAFENYTVPPNFIPQALLITALGDSLSEGIGDELYQVGYVGRLAFEMREWPGVYGTAVENTAKRGRRSDQLLAMFRQGQLTGPVAEADYVVMTIGGNDIMRIVKRDLFSLNVEAFADELVLFENRFQTIFSSIRAINPNVPVIVMGIYNPFSLITQDVPEFEEIVAAYNGSMQEVAEADTQACFVPVNDLFIGNDNLVYHTDFFHPNSKGYDLMTERILDRMEECGLSYQE, encoded by the coding sequence TTGAAACGCATCCTGTTAATAGTAGCAACAGTCATGGTTTTTGTAGCGGGATGCAATTCACCTTTTAATTTTAGCGATGTAGAAGCGGAACCAAGAGTTCCGACTGCTTTTGAAAATTACACGGTTCCCCCGAATTTTATCCCTCAAGCACTGCTGATTACGGCTCTTGGCGATTCCTTGTCGGAAGGTATAGGAGATGAACTGTACCAGGTGGGGTATGTGGGCAGACTTGCTTTCGAAATGCGGGAATGGCCAGGCGTATACGGAACGGCAGTGGAAAACACAGCCAAACGGGGGCGGCGAAGCGATCAGCTGCTTGCAATGTTTCGGCAAGGTCAATTGACCGGCCCTGTAGCGGAGGCTGACTATGTCGTTATGACGATTGGCGGAAATGATATTATGCGGATCGTCAAGCGCGACTTGTTTTCGTTGAATGTTGAGGCATTTGCAGACGAGCTTGTGTTGTTTGAAAATCGCTTTCAAACGATTTTTTCTTCTATCCGGGCCATCAATCCGAATGTACCAGTCATCGTAATGGGCATTTACAATCCATTTTCGTTAATTACCCAAGATGTCCCGGAGTTTGAAGAAATCGTTGCTGCTTACAACGGCTCGATGCAAGAAGTGGCCGAGGCAGACACGCAGGCTTGTTTTGTTCCGGTAAATGATTTGTTTATCGGAAATGATAATTTGGTCTATCACACTGATTTTTTTCATCCGAACAGCAAAGGCTATGACTTAATGACCGAGCGAATTCTTGATCGGATGGAAGAATGCGGTTTAAGTTACCAAGAGTAA
- the msrA gene encoding peptide-methionine (S)-S-oxide reductase MsrA produces the protein MKTEKATFAGGCFWCMVKPFDTLPGIEEVVSGYTGGELPNPTYEQVCTNATGHVEAVQITFQPDIFPYEKLLDVFWTQIDPTDDGGQFFDRGASYKTAIFYHSEEQRLAAEKSKQELNNSGKFAKPVATPVLEAKPFYLAEEYHQDYYKKNPAHYNRYSVGSGRAGFIEKNWGG, from the coding sequence ATGAAAACAGAAAAAGCTACATTTGCTGGAGGATGTTTCTGGTGCATGGTGAAACCGTTTGATACACTTCCGGGAATTGAAGAAGTGGTCAGCGGCTATACGGGAGGCGAATTGCCGAATCCGACATACGAACAAGTATGTACGAACGCAACAGGTCATGTAGAAGCGGTCCAAATCACGTTCCAACCAGACATTTTTCCGTATGAAAAGTTGCTTGATGTATTTTGGACACAAATAGATCCGACTGATGACGGCGGGCAATTTTTTGATCGCGGCGCTTCCTATAAAACGGCGATTTTCTATCATTCCGAAGAACAGCGCTTAGCTGCTGAAAAGTCCAAGCAGGAATTAAACAATTCCGGAAAGTTCGCGAAACCAGTAGCGACGCCCGTTTTGGAAGCCAAGCCTTTTTATTTGGCAGAAGAATACCATCAGGATTACTATAAGAAAAACCCGGCACATTATAATCGCTATTCTGTCGGTTCAGGCAGAGCCGGATTTATTGAAAAAAATTGGGGTGGATGA
- a CDS encoding DegV family protein, producing MPSIHIVTDSTADLKEDVISKYNLHVVPLTIQIEGKTYLDRVDLEPESFLELMEKSSELPKSSQPAPGVFKELYDKLGQNGDQVISIHMTGGMSGTVESARTAADLTDSDVTVIDSRYITHALGFQVIEAAEMAAAGKSVKEIVSRVEEIRKNTKLFVVVDTLDNLVKGGRIGKGRAMLGSFLKIKPIASLDGGEYTPVAKARSHKQAVQYLMNEFKEKTAGKIVKGIGIAHAGGLAMAEPLRQQLSEAGYSNIKFDFTTPIISTHTGNGAIGFMYYTD from the coding sequence ATGCCAAGTATTCATATCGTGACAGACTCAACAGCAGATTTAAAAGAGGACGTCATAAGCAAATACAATTTGCATGTTGTGCCGTTGACCATACAAATAGAAGGCAAGACATATTTGGACCGTGTTGATTTAGAACCGGAATCTTTTTTGGAACTGATGGAGAAATCTTCGGAATTGCCGAAAAGCTCACAGCCGGCTCCCGGAGTTTTCAAAGAATTATACGATAAATTAGGGCAAAACGGCGATCAAGTAATCTCAATCCACATGACTGGCGGCATGAGTGGAACTGTCGAATCGGCGCGTACAGCTGCAGATCTTACGGATTCGGATGTTACCGTCATCGATTCCCGGTACATCACCCATGCGCTCGGCTTCCAGGTGATTGAAGCGGCCGAGATGGCCGCGGCCGGAAAGTCAGTGAAAGAAATTGTCTCGCGGGTCGAGGAAATTCGGAAAAACACGAAACTATTCGTGGTTGTGGACACGCTCGATAATTTGGTTAAAGGCGGACGAATCGGCAAAGGCCGAGCGATGCTTGGGTCGTTTTTGAAAATCAAACCGATCGCGTCTCTAGACGGCGGGGAATACACCCCGGTCGCAAAAGCGAGAAGCCATAAGCAGGCAGTACAATATTTGATGAACGAGTTTAAAGAAAAAACAGCAGGCAAAATCGTTAAAGGCATCGGTATTGCACATGCCGGGGGACTGGCAATGGCTGAGCCTCTTCGCCAACAGCTTAGTGAAGCGGGCTATTCGAATATAAAATTTGATTTCACAACCCCAATCATTTCAACACATACCGGAAATGGTGCAATCGGGTTTATGTATTATACAGACTGA
- a CDS encoding dihydrofolate reductase, which yields MISLMVAHDPNRVIGKDNQLPWHIPEDLAYFKKHTVGKGIVMGRNTYESIGRPLPKRRNIIVTRNNEYKVDGADVVHTLDQAIRLAEEVHEEVMVIGGEEVFRSILPRADRLYITLIKADFEGDTFFPEYGSEWQLVSQSEELFSNGVPFSYLIFERSNKQKTD from the coding sequence ATGATTTCATTAATGGTCGCACATGATCCAAACAGGGTTATCGGAAAAGACAATCAATTGCCGTGGCACATTCCCGAAGATTTGGCCTATTTTAAAAAACATACGGTCGGCAAAGGAATTGTCATGGGAAGGAACACCTATGAATCGATTGGGCGCCCATTGCCTAAGAGACGCAACATTATCGTTACTCGTAACAATGAATACAAAGTAGATGGCGCAGATGTAGTTCATACACTGGACCAAGCTATTCGTTTAGCCGAAGAAGTTCACGAAGAAGTAATGGTGATTGGCGGAGAAGAAGTGTTCCGCTCTATTTTGCCGCGAGCTGACCGGCTTTATATTACGCTGATTAAAGCGGATTTTGAAGGCGATACGTTCTTCCCGGAATACGGCTCTGAATGGCAGTTAGTATCCCAATCTGAAGAATTGTTCTCGAACGGGGTGCCTTTTTCATATCTGATTTTTGAACGAAGCAATAAACAAAAAACTGATTAA